In Primulina huaijiensis isolate GDHJ02 chromosome 6, ASM1229523v2, whole genome shotgun sequence, a single window of DNA contains:
- the LOC140979157 gene encoding uncharacterized protein: MEKITKTKQDQPASKHLVWDCGSSLYDSFELRSFEQQLSSAVASRTLSMPHLTDGHRLPPPPPPPPTKKKPTSKIMCSVHKLMRSVFKPNHNSKINNSENDPFAPGFVPKEGFYVMYDKCGALSTIPEVPEREGFSREIKSLVRRSKSHRLSSAVTVTKSVNIYCM, from the coding sequence atggaaaaaataacaaaaacgaAGCAAGATCAACCGGCATCGAAGCATTTGGTATGGGACTGTGGCAGCTCTCTCTACGATTCGTTCGAGTTGAGATCATTCGAACAGCAGCTCAGTTCCGCCGTAGCTTCCAGAACTCTCTCCATGCCCCACTTAACCGACGGCCACCGCCTCCCTCCTCCACCTCCTCCACCGCCGACAAAAAAGAAACCCACATCTAAAATCATGTGCTCCGTCCACAAGCTTATGCGGTCAGTTTTCAAACCCAATCACAACAGCAAGATCAATAACAGCGAAAACGACCCATTTGCCCCAGGATTCGTGCCGAAAGAAGGGTTTTATGTGATGTACGACAAGTGTGGCGCACTTTCCACGATCCCAGAAGTTCCGGAACGTGAAGGGTTCTCGCGGGAAATCAAATCTCTGGTCAGAAGAAGTAAGTCCCATAGATTGAGTAGCGCTGTTACTGTTACTAAATCTGTGAACATCTACTGTATGTGA
- the LOC140979999 gene encoding F-box protein SKIP8-like isoform X2, translating into MKALLNGSENGEIAVERQIGVSMMEQLVPEITTHALSYLDYPSLCRLSMTNSHMREAANDDNAWKALYHKDFTLEQHNVRPPNGWKAYYAATRTIVNTNAEFFRIVRESSLPAMSQFWLNADYVKCFHATGESFSGYDAVMESWRLAFRWDNVVDFQVRDVKARVLTEMAWVTMSAYIEMENGPFNVTNVYEFQNGRWYMVHHHTTFFVNIGIGQLPLHGQVAPG; encoded by the exons ATGAAGGCGCTTTTGAATGGAAGTGAGAATGGGGAGATTGCAGTGGAGAGGCAGATTGGAGTGTCCATGATGGAGCAATTAGTACCAGAGATCACAACGCATGCCCTCAGTTACTTGGATTACCCTAGCCTCTGTAGGCTTTCCATGACGAATTCTCACATGCGGGAAGCTGCCAATGATGATAATGCGTGGAAGGCCCTATATCATAAG GATTTCACTTTAGAACAACATAATGTAAGACCACCAAATGGATGGAAAGCTTATTATGCAGCTACAAGAACCATAGTAAACACTAATGCTGAGTTTTTTAGGATTGTTAGAGAAAGTTCACTTCCAGCAATGAGCCAGTTTTGGCTTAACGCAGATTATGTGAAGTGTTTTCATGCGACTGGCGAGTCATTCAGTGG TTATGATGCAGTTATGGAAAGCTGGCGGCTAGCATTTCGCTGGGACAATGTCGTCGATTTCCAAGTTCGAGATGTAAAAGCTCGGGTGCTGACAGAGATGGCTTGGGTTACAATGAGTGCTTATATTGAAATGGAAAACGGTCCATTTAATGTGACTAATGTTTATGAATTCCAGAATGGGAGGTGGTATATGGTCCACCATCATACAACATTTTTTGTGAATATAGGTATCGGGCAACTACCTCTGCATGGACAAGTAGCTCCAGGCTAG
- the LOC140980000 gene encoding probable WRKY transcription factor 53 yields the protein MESAATWQYNALINELTQGLEKTKQLRNHLWSTSPPEAQDLILQKILSSYDKALLILKWGGSNGAATLSTPETSVSVHGSLRSEDLNKNIKDNQDDMNASKKRKMQHTWTEQVKIDSENGLEGPTGDGFSWRKYGQKYILGAKYPRSYYRCTYRHVQNCWATKQVQRSDDDLTVFDLTYKGRHTCNLSFTNTVPPPATPEKQELELNYGHRFQGQQSQALPNFTNSLSVSTEDLVNVEMPAYFSFQSTLAFHDEENPYFPIPALLDENHHQEGTISPQLISPATSESNYFSASTYLRTPNVQHSEADAADIISAHASTTNSPIGGMAFLIDPTKLDPNFGFNMPEFFTYSDFEHGQ from the exons aTGGAGAGTGCTGCAACCTGGCAATATAATGCACTTATCAACGAACTAACACAGGGGCTGGAGAAAACTAAGCAGCTTCGGAATCATTTGTGGTCGACGTCCCCTCCGGAAGCTCAGGACTTGATACTGCAGAAGATATTATCTTCATATGATAAGGCTTTATTGATCCTCAAGTGGGGTGGATCAAATGGAGCAGCAACATTGAGTACGCCAGAGACTTCGGTATCTGTACATGGAAGTCTAAGAAGTGAAGATTTGAACAAGAATATAAAGGATAATCAGGATGATATGAATGCTTCAAAGAAACG AAAGATGCAGCACACATGGACAGAACAAGTGAAAATCGATTCTGAAAATGGACTCGAAGGGCCTACTGGTGATGGGTTTAGTTGGAGAAAATACGGGCAAAAATACATTTTGGGAGCTAAATATCCAAG GAGCTATTATCGATGTACATACCGCCATGTTCAAAATTGCTGGGCAACAAAGCAAGTGCAGAGATCTGATGACGACCTGACCGTATTTGATCTCACATACAAAGGAAGGCATACTTGTAACCTGTCCTTCACTAATACAGTTCCACCGCCAGCAACTCCTGAAAAACAGGAACTGGAACTTAACTATGGTCACAGATTTCAAGGCCAACAGAGTCAAGCCCTTCCAAACTTTACAAATTCCCTCAGCGTCAGCACCGAGGACTTGGTTAATGTGGAAATGCCTGCCTACTTCTCCTTTCAATCAACATTAGCATTCCATGATGAAGAAAATCCCTATTTCCCGATCCCTGCTCTTCTTGATGAAAACCACCACCAGGAGGGCACAATTTCTCCACAGTTAATATCTCCAGCCACATCAGAATCCAATTATTTCTCGGCATCAACCTACTTGAGGACTCCTAATGTTCAGCATTCAGAGGCTGATGCCGCAGATATAATCTCAGCCCATGCGTCCACAACAAATTCTCCAATTGGAGGCATGGCGTTCTTAATTGATCCCACAAAGCTAGATCCAAATTTCGGATTCAACATGCCAGAATTTTTCACATATTCAGACTTTGAACATGGACAATAA
- the LOC140979999 gene encoding F-box protein SKIP8-like isoform X1: MKALLNGSENGEIAVERQIGVSMMEQLVPEITTHALSYLDYPSLCRLSMTNSHMREAANDDNAWKALYHKDFTLEQHNVRPPNGWKAYYAATRTIVNTNAEFFRIVRESSLPAMSQFWLNADYVKCFHATGESFISHCYRFPYRNPEALCIPLLSYDAVMESWRLAFRWDNVVDFQVRDVKARVLTEMAWVTMSAYIEMENGPFNVTNVYEFQNGRWYMVHHHTTFFVNIGIGQLPLHGQVAPG; the protein is encoded by the exons ATGAAGGCGCTTTTGAATGGAAGTGAGAATGGGGAGATTGCAGTGGAGAGGCAGATTGGAGTGTCCATGATGGAGCAATTAGTACCAGAGATCACAACGCATGCCCTCAGTTACTTGGATTACCCTAGCCTCTGTAGGCTTTCCATGACGAATTCTCACATGCGGGAAGCTGCCAATGATGATAATGCGTGGAAGGCCCTATATCATAAG GATTTCACTTTAGAACAACATAATGTAAGACCACCAAATGGATGGAAAGCTTATTATGCAGCTACAAGAACCATAGTAAACACTAATGCTGAGTTTTTTAGGATTGTTAGAGAAAGTTCACTTCCAGCAATGAGCCAGTTTTGGCTTAACGCAGATTATGTGAAGTGTTTTCATGCGACTGGCGAGTCATTCA TATCTCATTGTTATAGATTTCCATACCGGAATCCAGAAGCTTTATGTATCCCTCTACTTAGTTATGATGCAGTTATGGAAAGCTGGCGGCTAGCATTTCGCTGGGACAATGTCGTCGATTTCCAAGTTCGAGATGTAAAAGCTCGGGTGCTGACAGAGATGGCTTGGGTTACAATGAGTGCTTATATTGAAATGGAAAACGGTCCATTTAATGTGACTAATGTTTATGAATTCCAGAATGGGAGGTGGTATATGGTCCACCATCATACAACATTTTTTGTGAATATAGGTATCGGGCAACTACCTCTGCATGGACAAGTAGCTCCAGGCTAG
- the LOC140980002 gene encoding probable GABA transporter 2: protein MEEVGPNDPFHEIRREDDAGAAFVLESKGEWWHAGFHLTTAIVGPTILTLPYAFRGLGWGLGFLCLTAMGVVTFYSYYLMSSVLDHCEKAGRRHIRFRELAADVLGSGWMFYFVIFIQTAINTGISIGSILLAGECLQIMYSNLSPDGPLKLYHFITMVTVVMILLSQFPSFHSLRHINLGSLLLSFGYTFLVVGACINAGTSKNAPPRDYSLESSELSRVFSAFTSISIIAAIFGNGILPEIQATLAPPATGKMTKGLIMCYTVIFLTFYSAAVSGYWVFGNKSNSNILKSLLPDEGLALAPVWILGLAIIFVLLQLLAIGLVYSQVAYEIMERKSADVNQAIFSKRNLIPRIILRSLYVIFCGFFAAMLPFFGDINAVVGAIGFIPLDFVLPMLLYNMTYKPTKSSPAYWINNSIIIIFTCVGLLGSFSSIRKLVLDAQEFKLFSDDVED, encoded by the exons ATGGAAGAGGTTGGGCCGAATGACCCATTTCATGAAATCCGCCGGGAAGACGACGCGGGAGCTGCTTTTGTATTAGAATCGAAGG GGGAATGGTGGCATGCGGGGTTTCATTTGACAACGGCGATAGTGGGTCCCACGATACTGACTCTGCCATATGCATTCCGGGGGCTCGGATGGGGGTTGGGATTCCTGTGCTTGACGGCCATGGGAGTGGTTACTTTCTATTCCTATTATCTCATGTCGTCGGTGCTTGATCACTGTGAGAAGGCGGGGCGCCGCCACATACGATTCCGGGAACTGGCTGCAGATGTACTAG GATCTGGATGGATGTTCTATTTTGTGATTTTCATTCAAACGGCAATTAATACGGGCATCAGTATTGGATCTATCCTTCTTGCTGGGGAATGCCTTCAG ATCATGTATTCAAACCTCTCTCCTGATGGGCCGCTGAAATTATATCATTTCATAACAATGGTTACAGTAGTTATGATACTATTGTCTCAATTCCCAAGCTTTCATTCTCTGAGGCACATCAACCTGGGATCACTGCTTCTTAGCTTTGGCTATACTTTTCTCGTGGTTGGTGCTTGTATTAATGCAG GCACCTCTAAGAATGCCCCTCCAAGGGACTATTCTTTAGAATCCTCAGAATTGTCGAGGGTTTTCAGTGCGTTCACTTCTATATCCATAATAGCCGCCATATTCGGAAACGGTATACTACCTGAGATACAG GCAACACTGGCGCCACCAGCCACAGGGAAGATGACGAAAGGCCTAATAATGTGTTATACTGTGATTTTCCTGACATTCTACTCCGCCGCAGTTTCCGGATATTGGGTTTTTGGGAATAAATCTAACTCAAACATTCTCAAAAGCTTACTGCCGGATGAGGGACTTGCCTTGGCTCCGGTTTGGATTTTAGGTCTCGCAATTATATTTGTTCTCCTTCAACTTCTTGCCATCGGCCTT GTATATTCTCAAGTTGCTTATGAGATAATGGAAAGGAAATCAGCTGACGTGAACCAGGCAATATTCTCCAAAAGAAACTTGATCCCGAGGATAATTCTTCGCTCCCTCTATGTGATATTTTGTGGGTTTTTCGCAGCTATGCTACCTTTCTTTGGTGACATCAATGCTGTCGTAGGGGCCATCGGCTTCATCCCCCTCGATTTTGTCCTACCGATGCTTCTTTACAACATGACTTACAAACCCACAAAATCGTCCCCTGCATATTGGAtcaacaactcaattatcatcattttcacatgTGTTGGCTTATTGGGCTcgttttcttctataagaaagCTGGTCTTAGACGCCCAAGAGTTCAAACTTTTCAGCGATGACGTCGAGGATTGA